From the genome of Nicotiana sylvestris chromosome 2, ASM39365v2, whole genome shotgun sequence, one region includes:
- the LOC104218335 gene encoding ribulose bisphosphate carboxylase small subunit, chloroplastic 2-like: MASSVMSSAAAVATGANAAQASMVAPFTGLKSASSFPVTRKQNLDITSIASNGGRVQCMQVWPPINKKKYETLSYLPDLSQEQLLREVDYLLKNGWVPCLEFETEHGFVYRENNKSPGYYDGRYWTMWKLPMFGCTDATQVLAEVEEAKKAYPQAWIRIIGFDNVRQVQCISFIAYKPEGY; the protein is encoded by the exons ATGGCTTCCTCAGTTATGTCCTCAGCAGCTGCTGTTGCGACCGGCGCTAATGCTGCTCAAGCCAGCATGGTTGCACCCTTCACTGGCCTCAAGTCCGCCTCCTCCTTCCCTGTTACCAGGAAACAAAACCTTGACATTACCTCCATTGCTAGCAATGGTGGAAGAGTTCAATGCATGCAG GTGTGGCCACCAATTAACAAGAAGAAGTATGAGACACTCTCATACCTTCCTGATTTGAGCCAGGAGCAATTGCTTAGGGAAGTTGATTACCTTTTGAAAAATGGATGGGTTCCTTGCTTGGAATTCGAGACTGAG CACGGATTCGTCTACCGTGAGAACAATAAGTCACCAGGGTACTACGATGGTAGATACTGGACCATGTGGAAGTTGCCCATGTTCGGGTGCACTGATGCCACTCAGGTCTTGGCTGAGGTAGAGGAGGCAAAGAAGGCTTACCCACAGGCCTGGATCAGAATCATTGGATTCGACAACGTCCGTCAAGTGCAATGCATCAGTTTCATCGCCTACAAGCCCGAAGGCTACTAA